One genomic segment of Streptomyces liangshanensis includes these proteins:
- a CDS encoding type II toxin-antitoxin system Phd/YefM family antitoxin has product MTAPVGRTDTYALTEARTNFGALVRRVALAHDRIVVTDRGHVSAVLVNPQDLADLEDSLAIAEYRQSVADGTARFVTHQDLKRQLGLTD; this is encoded by the coding sequence ATGACAGCCCCTGTCGGCCGCACCGACACCTACGCCCTGACGGAAGCCCGCACGAACTTCGGCGCCTTGGTAAGGCGGGTGGCACTCGCCCACGATCGAATCGTGGTCACCGACCGCGGTCACGTGTCCGCGGTACTGGTCAACCCCCAAGACCTGGCTGACCTTGAGGACTCGCTCGCCATCGCCGAGTACCGACAGAGCGTGGCCGATGGAACGGCACGATTCGTCACGCACCAGGACCTCAAACGCCAGCTCGGGCTGACTGACTAG
- a CDS encoding uridine kinase family protein — MSPQPHPTRVVLLAGPSGSGKSSLAARAGLPVLRLDDFYKEGVDPTLPLVPGSTDIDWDSPLSWDAEAAVASIVELCRTGRTTVPVYSLATSSREDTEAFGLGGAPVFVAEGIFAAEIVTRCRELGVLADALCLRGRPSTTFRRRLLRDLREGRKSVPFLLRRGWRLMRAERGIVARQTALGAYPCARAEALERIEAAVAGTTVAETAVEAVAGTTAGAAPVPAQSATGSVASSAPAAGGR; from the coding sequence GTGAGCCCTCAACCGCACCCGACCAGGGTCGTGCTGCTCGCCGGCCCCTCCGGCTCCGGCAAGTCGTCCCTCGCCGCCCGCGCGGGACTGCCCGTGCTGCGCCTCGACGACTTCTACAAGGAGGGCGTCGACCCGACGCTCCCGCTGGTCCCCGGCAGTACGGACATCGACTGGGACTCGCCGCTGTCCTGGGACGCGGAGGCCGCCGTCGCGTCGATCGTGGAGCTGTGCCGTACCGGCCGGACGACCGTGCCCGTCTACTCGCTCGCGACCAGCTCGCGCGAGGACACGGAGGCCTTCGGCCTCGGCGGGGCGCCGGTGTTCGTCGCGGAGGGCATCTTCGCCGCCGAGATCGTCACCCGCTGCCGCGAGCTGGGCGTCCTCGCGGACGCGCTCTGCCTGCGGGGCCGCCCCTCCACCACGTTCCGCCGCCGCCTGCTGCGCGACCTGCGCGAGGGCCGCAAGTCGGTCCCGTTCCTGCTGCGCCGGGGCTGGCGCCTGATGCGCGCGGAACGCGGCATCGTGGCCCGCCAGACGGCCCTGGGCGCGTACCCCTGCGCGAGGGCCGAGGCGCTGGAACGTATCGAGGCCGCGGTGGCGGGAACGACCGTGGCGGAGACAGCCGTGGAAGCGGTGGCGGGGACGACGGCGGGAGCCGCTCCCGTTCCGGCCCAGTCCGCGACCGGCTCCGTGGCCTCGTCCGCCCCCGCCGCCGGCGGCCGTTGA
- a CDS encoding SigE family RNA polymerase sigma factor, whose protein sequence is MNALHGTTSSAVVTRLHDVTRSTEKSGAVNGRGCVRGAGRQGRTSPYMTLIDVVEGANGGSGDGGTAYGEGTGERRGPAEKENAEAAFTAYVQERRASLYATAYHLTGDRFEAEDLLQSALFSTYRAWDRISDKAAVGGYLRRTMTNLHISAWRRRKLNEYPTEELPETAGDTDAMRGTELRAVLWQALSRLPETQRTMLVLRYYEGRTDPEIADILDISVGTVKSSIWRSLRRLREDQVLSFGRDEEESFGELVA, encoded by the coding sequence ATGAACGCACTGCACGGCACCACCTCAAGCGCAGTTGTCACGCGTCTCCACGACGTCACGCGGAGCACCGAGAAGTCCGGCGCCGTGAACGGGCGGGGGTGCGTGCGCGGCGCCGGGCGTCAGGGCAGGACCTCGCCCTACATGACGCTGATCGACGTGGTCGAGGGCGCCAACGGGGGTTCGGGCGACGGGGGAACGGCGTACGGGGAGGGCACGGGGGAACGGCGGGGCCCGGCGGAGAAGGAGAACGCGGAAGCCGCGTTCACCGCCTACGTCCAGGAGCGCCGCGCCTCCCTGTACGCCACCGCCTACCACCTGACCGGCGACCGGTTCGAGGCGGAGGACCTGCTCCAGAGCGCGCTGTTCTCCACGTACCGCGCCTGGGACCGGATCAGCGACAAGGCGGCGGTCGGGGGCTACCTCCGCCGCACGATGACCAACCTGCACATCAGCGCCTGGCGCAGGCGCAAGCTCAACGAGTACCCGACGGAGGAGCTGCCGGAGACGGCGGGCGACACCGACGCGATGCGCGGCACGGAACTGCGCGCGGTCCTCTGGCAGGCGCTCTCCCGCCTCCCCGAGACCCAGCGCACCATGCTCGTGCTGCGCTACTACGAGGGCCGTACCGATCCCGAGATCGCGGACATCCTCGACATCAGTGTCGGCACGGTGAAGTCGAGCATCTGGCGGTCGCTCCGCCGGCTGCGCGAGGACCAGGTCCTCAGCTTCGGCCGTGACGAGGAAGAGTCCTTCGGCGAGCTGGTCGCCTGA
- the afsQ1 gene encoding two-component system response regulator AfsQ1: MPFLLLIEDDDAIRTALELSLSRQGHRVATAATGEDGLKLLREQRPDLIVLDVMLPGIDGFEVCRRIRRTDQLPIILLTARNDDIDVVVGLESGADDYVVKPVQGRVLDARIRAVLRRGERESTDSASFGSLVIDRSAMTVTKNGEDLQLTPTELRLLLELSRRPGQALSRQQLLRLVWEHDYLGDSRLVDACVQRLRAKVEDVPSSPTLIRTVRGVGYRLDAPS, encoded by the coding sequence GTGCCTTTCCTGTTGCTGATCGAGGACGACGACGCCATCCGCACGGCCCTCGAACTCTCGTTGTCACGCCAGGGCCACCGTGTGGCCACCGCGGCGACGGGAGAGGACGGCCTGAAGCTGCTGCGCGAGCAGCGCCCCGACCTGATCGTGCTGGATGTGATGCTGCCCGGGATCGACGGTTTCGAGGTGTGCCGTCGCATCCGGCGTACCGACCAGCTGCCGATCATCCTGCTGACCGCCCGCAACGACGACATCGACGTGGTCGTCGGCCTGGAGTCCGGCGCGGACGACTATGTCGTGAAGCCGGTGCAGGGCCGGGTGCTGGACGCCCGGATCCGCGCCGTGCTGCGGCGCGGGGAGCGTGAGTCGACGGATTCCGCGTCGTTCGGCTCCCTGGTGATCGACCGGTCCGCGATGACGGTCACGAAGAACGGCGAGGATCTCCAGCTCACGCCGACGGAGCTGCGGCTGCTGCTGGAGCTGAGCCGCCGGCCGGGGCAGGCGTTGTCGCGGCAGCAGTTGCTGCGGCTGGTGTGGGAACACGACTACCTGGGTGACTCGCGTCTCGTGGACGCGTGTGTGCAGCGGCTGCGGGCGAAGGTCGAGGACGTGCCGTCCTCGCCGACGCTGATCCGTACGGTGCGTGGCGTGGGCTACCGGCTGGACGCCCCTTCGTGA
- a CDS encoding ATP-binding protein: MCAAAAGEGRGRAVLADADPYGAWRGLPAGRPFVSGVAVGHGPDGAPVDDGAGGAPGGGPRAAVDGVAGGPGDAPDGGPGDGGTADGGAAKGRPAGSRVARGSAAKKAFMAGLRWTSLRLRLVVVFGAVALTAAVSASGIAYWLNREAVLTRTQDAALKDFRQGMQSRAADLPLRPQQSELQSTAELMAGDSPGYSVLLIGERAQGKPIVGASDPDTFTLDDVPASLRNAVNRQQKVTSGNQYPFHLFWQRTERNGTPYLVGGTRVIGGGPTGYLYKSLDQERADLNSLAWSLGIATALALVGSALLAQAAATTVLKPVQRLGEAARQLGEGKFATRLRVSGTDELAELSRTFNSAAESLQKKVADMSAREESSRRFVADMSHELRTPLTALTAVAEVLEEEADSLDPMIAPAVTLVVSETRRLNVLVENLMEVTRFDAGTARLVLDDVDVADQVTACIDARAWLDAVDLDAERGIVARLDPRRLDVILANLIGNALKHGGSPVGVAVRTEGEELVIEVRDHGPGIPEDVLPHVFDRFYKASASRPRSDGSGLGLSIAMENAHIHGGDITAANVPDGGAMFVLRLPRDGSSTADADLDRNRELERERGEEGDVR, translated from the coding sequence GTGTGTGCAGCGGCTGCGGGCGAAGGTCGAGGACGTGCCGTCCTCGCCGACGCTGATCCGTACGGTGCGTGGCGTGGGCTACCGGCTGGACGCCCCTTCGTGAGTGGCGTGGCGGTGGGGCACGGCCCGGACGGCGCTCCGGTGGACGACGGCGCGGGTGGCGCGCCGGGCGGCGGCCCGCGCGCCGCCGTGGACGGCGTGGCCGGCGGACCGGGTGACGCGCCGGATGGCGGCCCGGGTGACGGCGGTACGGCGGACGGCGGCGCGGCCAAGGGCCGGCCGGCCGGGAGCCGGGTCGCGCGCGGCAGCGCCGCGAAGAAGGCGTTCATGGCCGGGCTGCGCTGGACCAGCCTGCGGCTGCGGCTCGTCGTGGTCTTCGGCGCGGTCGCGCTGACGGCGGCGGTGTCGGCGTCGGGCATCGCGTACTGGCTCAACCGCGAGGCGGTGCTGACCAGGACGCAGGACGCGGCCCTGAAGGACTTCCGCCAGGGGATGCAGAGCCGCGCGGCGGACCTGCCGCTGCGGCCGCAGCAGAGCGAACTCCAGAGCACCGCGGAGCTGATGGCGGGCGACAGCCCCGGTTACAGCGTCCTGCTGATCGGCGAGCGGGCCCAGGGGAAGCCGATCGTGGGCGCCTCGGACCCGGACACCTTCACCCTGGACGACGTACCGGCCTCGTTGCGGAACGCGGTGAACCGGCAGCAGAAGGTGACGTCGGGCAACCAGTACCCGTTCCACCTCTTCTGGCAGCGCACGGAACGCAACGGGACTCCGTACCTGGTGGGCGGTACGCGCGTGATCGGCGGCGGCCCTACCGGCTACCTGTACAAGTCCCTGGACCAGGAGCGGGCGGACCTCAACTCGCTCGCCTGGTCCCTGGGCATCGCCACCGCGCTGGCCCTGGTCGGCTCGGCGCTGCTCGCGCAGGCCGCCGCCACGACCGTGCTCAAGCCGGTGCAGCGGCTCGGCGAGGCGGCGCGGCAGCTCGGCGAGGGGAAGTTCGCGACGCGGCTGCGGGTGTCGGGGACGGACGAGCTGGCGGAGTTGTCGCGTACGTTCAACAGCGCCGCGGAGTCGTTGCAGAAGAAGGTCGCGGACATGAGCGCGCGGGAGGAGTCCAGCCGCCGTTTCGTCGCGGACATGTCCCACGAGCTGCGCACTCCGCTGACGGCGCTGACCGCCGTGGCGGAGGTCCTGGAGGAGGAGGCGGACAGCCTCGACCCGATGATCGCGCCGGCCGTGACGCTGGTGGTGAGCGAGACGCGCAGGCTGAACGTGCTGGTGGAGAACCTGATGGAGGTCACCCGCTTCGACGCGGGCACGGCCCGGCTGGTCCTGGACGACGTGGATGTCGCCGACCAGGTGACGGCGTGCATCGACGCGCGGGCGTGGCTGGACGCGGTGGACCTGGACGCGGAGCGCGGCATCGTGGCGCGGCTGGACCCGCGCCGGCTGGACGTGATCCTGGCCAACCTGATCGGCAACGCGCTCAAGCACGGAGGTTCGCCGGTGGGGGTGGCGGTGCGGACGGAGGGTGAGGAGCTGGTGATCGAGGTACGGGACCACGGGCCCGGCATCCCCGAGGACGTCCTGCCGCACGTCTTCGACCGGTTCTACAAGGCGAGCGCGTCCCGGCCGCGCTCCGACGGCAGTGGCCTGGGGTTGTCGATCGCGATGGAGAACGCGCACATCCACGGCGGTGACATCACCGCGGCGAACGTGCCGGACGGCGGCGCGATGTTCGTCCTGCGGCTGCCGCGGGACGGCTCCAGCACCGCGGACGCGGACCTGGACCGCAATCGCGAGCTGGAGCGGGAACGCGGAGAGGAAGGGGACGTACGGTGA
- a CDS encoding VanZ family protein: MRQGPDGSAVIRIRTAGLVLLVTHLLVVAWLTLRPLDVMWVTAANLRPFAGIRADLALGPVEAFRRIAEGLLLLAPLGVLLPVAGGRLAVSPWASLARTVAAGALISLAIELLQTGVPGQVVDVDSLMLNTAGVALAHLAIVPATRSRMRRRRRSHPTGGPASQGDDQVPLPWEEAPQGPTPTIPRVGMAP, translated from the coding sequence GTGCGCCAAGGCCCGGACGGCAGTGCCGTCATCCGTATCCGTACGGCGGGGCTCGTTCTCCTCGTCACGCATCTGTTGGTCGTGGCATGGCTGACGCTCCGCCCGCTCGACGTCATGTGGGTCACCGCGGCGAATCTTCGCCCCTTCGCGGGCATCAGAGCGGATCTCGCGCTCGGCCCCGTGGAGGCGTTCCGCCGTATCGCCGAGGGGCTGCTCCTGCTGGCCCCGCTCGGGGTGCTGCTGCCGGTGGCGGGCGGCCGGCTGGCCGTCTCCCCGTGGGCCTCCCTGGCCCGTACGGTCGCGGCCGGCGCGCTGATCTCGCTGGCCATCGAACTGCTCCAGACCGGCGTCCCTGGTCAGGTGGTCGACGTGGACTCGCTGATGCTGAACACGGCCGGGGTGGCCCTCGCGCATCTGGCGATCGTGCCCGCGACCCGGTCCCGGATGCGCCGCAGGAGGCGCTCGCACCCCACGGGTGGCCCCGCGTCCCAGGGGGACGACCAGGTGCCCCTCCCGTGGGAGGAGGCTCCTCAGGGGCCGACCCCGACGATTCCCAGGGTCGGCATGGCCCCCTAG
- a CDS encoding PspC domain-containing protein: MAALVRPREGRMIGGVCAALAQRFGTSATTMRVIFVVSCLLPGPQFLLYLALWVFLPGEKRGGTTTAW, encoded by the coding sequence ATGGCCGCATTGGTCCGCCCCCGAGAGGGACGCATGATCGGTGGAGTGTGCGCGGCGCTGGCTCAGCGCTTCGGCACCTCCGCGACCACGATGCGTGTGATCTTCGTGGTCTCGTGCCTGCTGCCGGGCCCCCAGTTCCTGCTGTACCTGGCGCTCTGGGTGTTCCTGCCCGGCGAGAAGCGCGGCGGTACGACGACTGCCTGGTGA
- a CDS encoding ATP-binding protein: MKQSAVKTLGVAALGAALAATAAAGSASAAPSVPDAAGALDLVSQTLPSEDIAEQLPMGVDGALVAGRSALTTIQQTAPVALGAIQAGPAAGLLGGLPVKGAAI, translated from the coding sequence ATGAAGCAGTCCGCTGTCAAGACTCTCGGTGTCGCCGCCCTCGGTGCCGCCCTCGCCGCCACCGCCGCCGCGGGCAGCGCCTCCGCCGCCCCGTCGGTGCCCGACGCCGCAGGCGCGCTGGACCTCGTCTCCCAGACGCTTCCGTCGGAGGACATCGCCGAGCAGCTCCCCATGGGCGTCGACGGCGCGCTCGTCGCGGGTCGCAGCGCCCTCACCACCATCCAGCAGACCGCTCCCGTCGCCCTCGGCGCGATCCAGGCGGGCCCGGCCGCGGGTCTCCTCGGCGGCCTCCCGGTCAAGGGCGCCGCGATCTGA
- a CDS encoding adenosine deaminase, translating into MTSQTFRPPTADQIRRAPKVLLHDHLDGGLRPGTIIDLAREVGYTSLPEQESDKLGLWFREAADSGSLERYLETFAHTCAVMQTRDALVRVAAECAEDLAEDGVVYAEVRYAPEQHLEGGLTLEEVVEAVNAGFREGERRARENGHRIRVGALLTAMRHAARALEIAELANSYRDSGVVGFDIAGAEAGFPPTRHLDAFEYLKRENNHFTIHAGEAFGLPSIWQALQWCGADRLGHGVRIIDDIDVAEDGAVTLGRLAAYVRDKRVPLELCPSSNLQTGAAPSIAEHPIGLLRKLHFRATVNTDNRLMSGTSMSREFELLVDAFDYALDDMQWFTVNAMKSAFIPFDERLAMINDVIKPGYAELKSEWLFKQTAVTS; encoded by the coding sequence ATGACGAGCCAGACCTTCCGTCCGCCCACAGCCGACCAGATCCGCCGCGCCCCCAAGGTCCTTCTCCACGACCACCTGGACGGCGGGCTGCGCCCCGGCACGATCATCGACCTCGCCCGCGAGGTGGGCTACACGTCGCTGCCCGAGCAGGAGTCCGACAAGCTCGGGCTCTGGTTCCGCGAGGCCGCCGACTCGGGTTCGCTGGAGCGCTACCTGGAGACCTTCGCCCACACCTGCGCCGTCATGCAGACCCGTGACGCGCTCGTGCGGGTCGCCGCCGAGTGCGCGGAGGACCTGGCCGAGGACGGCGTGGTGTACGCAGAGGTCCGCTACGCCCCCGAGCAGCACCTGGAAGGCGGCCTCACCCTCGAAGAGGTCGTCGAGGCCGTCAACGCGGGCTTCCGCGAAGGCGAGCGGCGGGCCCGCGAGAACGGCCACCGCATCCGCGTCGGCGCCCTGCTCACCGCCATGCGGCACGCGGCCCGCGCCCTGGAGATCGCCGAACTGGCCAACAGCTACCGGGACTCGGGCGTCGTCGGCTTCGACATCGCGGGCGCGGAGGCGGGCTTCCCGCCCACCCGCCACCTCGACGCCTTCGAGTACCTGAAGCGGGAGAACAACCACTTCACGATCCACGCGGGCGAGGCCTTCGGGCTCCCGTCCATCTGGCAGGCCCTCCAGTGGTGCGGCGCCGACCGCCTCGGCCACGGGGTGCGGATCATCGACGACATCGACGTCGCCGAGGACGGCGCGGTGACCCTCGGGCGCCTGGCCGCGTACGTACGGGACAAGCGTGTCCCGCTGGAGCTGTGCCCCAGCTCCAACCTCCAGACGGGCGCGGCCCCCTCGATCGCCGAGCACCCCATCGGGCTGCTGCGGAAGCTGCATTTCCGCGCGACCGTCAACACGGACAACCGCTTGATGAGCGGGACGAGCATGAGCCGTGAATTCGAGCTGCTGGTCGACGCGTTCGACTACGCGCTCGACGACATGCAGTGGTTCACAGTCAATGCGATGAAATCAGCATTCATTCCTTTCGATGAACGACTGGCCATGATCAACGACGTGATCAAGCCCGGATACGCCGAGTTGAAATCCGAATGGCTGTTCAAGCAGACCGCTGTGACCAGCTAG